A stretch of the Deltaproteobacteria bacterium genome encodes the following:
- a CDS encoding D-2-hydroxyacid dehydrogenase: protein MQAVDVVVTTPIDEALLKRMAAVSDKIKVESVSAMIVGERKGDTSAKEQLDSRLAQAEVLYGWIHHLPRNFLARTPRLKWLQVMSAGVDRLPEDILRSPIAVTCVSGLHAIPISEFVLEQMLMIVKQAPECFRQKQEKRWKRFTPQILHSKTIGIVGLGSIGREVARLAKAFGMRVIGTRRSAKKTGQSRYVDALYPREQLPQLLAESDFVVLTLPLTAETKGMIGEKELRAMKPEAFLINVARGAIVDEEALIRALEEKWIAGAGLDVFVAEPLPPESKFWTLPNVIFSPHVSGEMPDYDLRATEVFCENLRRYLAGKKFLHAVDKQKGY from the coding sequence ATGCAGGCGGTAGATGTCGTTGTGACGACCCCGATCGATGAGGCCTTGCTGAAGCGCATGGCCGCTGTCAGCGACAAAATCAAAGTGGAAAGTGTTTCAGCCATGATCGTCGGTGAAAGAAAGGGAGATACTTCTGCCAAAGAGCAACTGGATTCTCGCCTGGCCCAGGCGGAAGTCCTCTATGGATGGATCCACCATCTGCCCAGAAATTTCCTGGCCCGGACCCCCAGGCTGAAATGGCTCCAGGTGATGTCCGCCGGCGTGGACCGCCTGCCGGAGGATATTCTGCGGAGCCCGATAGCCGTAACCTGCGTCAGCGGCCTCCATGCCATACCGATCAGTGAGTTCGTCCTGGAGCAGATGCTCATGATCGTGAAGCAGGCCCCGGAGTGTTTTCGACAGAAACAGGAAAAGCGCTGGAAACGTTTTACCCCCCAGATATTGCACTCCAAAACCATAGGGATTGTAGGCCTGGGTAGCATCGGGCGGGAGGTCGCCCGTCTTGCCAAAGCCTTCGGCATGCGGGTCATCGGTACCCGCCGGTCGGCCAAAAAGACGGGGCAGAGCCGGTATGTGGATGCTTTATATCCCCGGGAGCAGTTGCCGCAGCTGCTTGCGGAGAGCGACTTCGTGGTTCTCACCCTTCCTTTGACCGCCGAAACAAAAGGAATGATCGGAGAGAAGGAGTTGCGAGCCATGAAACCGGAGGCCTTCCTGATCAACGTGGCCCGCGGGGCCATCGTGGACGAAGAAGCGCTCATCCGCGCCCTGGAAGAGAAATGGATCGCCGGAGCCGGCCTGGATGTTTTCGTTGCCGAACCGCTGCCGCCGGAAAGTAAGTTCTGGACCCTTCCCAATGTAATCTTCAGCCCCCATGTTTCCGGAGAAATGCCGGATTATGATTTGCGGGCGACGGAGGTGTTCTGCGAGAACCTAAGGCGTT